ACAGCCGCTTCAACGGCGCGCACGGATTTTTCGCGACCGACGAAAAGGGGTAACAGCATATCGGTAAAAATCACCACATCGCGCACCGGCAGCAGCGGCAGCGTGGTTGGCATCTGGAGGTCTCCGGCGTCCTCTTCTATAACACTTATTAAATCATCCTTGTCCGTCTCAGCCATCTAAGTTCCTATCTCCATCCACAACTTTTTATCTTGGGCCATCCAACCCGATGGACCGGTTTTAGTAAAAATTCCGGCTGGATGCCGGAATTGTTACGCAACGCAATATTTTTAAATAAACTCAATAACATATTATAAAGCAAAAGTCCATTTTGACAATATCTATCTTGATGAACTCGTAAAAAGTCGTTTTCGGAAGGCGTCGTCTATCTTGATTTTTTCACTAAAGGTCCGTATCAATACAGCCGATTTCGACACTATCGGCCACAGAGAACCCGCTTTGACTGCTCATTGCGCCCCGTCGATCAGAATCCACAAGATTCGGGGCGATGGCTCCGGACGTGATCCTGCGTGCTGAAATACGTTGCGGAAGTGTTCAGCGACTTCTCGCCGGCAATCGACGAAGGAATGGGTGTGACCCCTCTGCTGCTCCATTTATACGCATTTGTCATAGGGCTCTGTATCGGCAGTTTCTTGAATGTCTGCATCTATCGGATTCCTGCCGAACTTTCCATCGTTCGTCCGGCATCGGCATGCCCGGGGTGCGGGATGCCTATCCGATGGTATGACAACATTCCTGTGATCAGTTATCTGTTGCTGCGCGGCCGGTGTCGGACATGCAACAATTCGATTTCCCCGCGCTATCCCATGGTGGAACTGCTCTGTGGTCTGTTTGCTCTGGCCGTTACGTTGCGATTTGGCTGGCATCTGCAAAGTCTCATCTACTTCCTCTTTATTGCCGCCTTGCTGGTCATAACTTTTATTGATATCGACCACCGTATCATACCGGATGTCATTTCCCTGCCCGGCATCCCGATCGGTTTTGCCGCCAGCTTTCTTTTGCCGCAGGTGACATGGCAGGCGTCGCTGCTGGGAATTATCATCGGCGGCGGTTGCCTCTATGCCGTCGCATGGGGTTATCGACTGGTCACCGGCAAGGATGGCATGGGCGGGGGTGACATTAAACTATTGGCCATGATCGGGGCGTTTATCGGATGGCAAGGCGTGCTTTTTACCATTATGGCCTCTTCGTTCGCCGGAACGGTGGTGGGTTTGATCATGATGATACAACAGCGAAAAGGGATGAAACTCGCCGTACCTTTCGGTCCGTTCCTGGCGGTCGGTGCGATTTTATACCTTTTTTGGGGACCCCGGTTAATCCAATGGTACTTGGGGCTATTGTAGCAACTGCCTGACCAAACCCCATCGACCAAACAGCTTCGACCAAATACCTTCGATTAGATCGAGCGACACATGCGCATCGCCATTTTATCTGATATCCACGGCAACTACGACGCCCTGCAAAAGGTCCTCGCAGATGCGACACTTGCGCATGTCGACAGCCTGATTTGCCTTGGCGACTGCATCGGTTACGGACCGGAACCAGAAGCGGTCATCCAGGAGGTCCGTAGACTGGAAATCCCATCCATTCTGGGCAATCATGAGATGGCGGCACTCGATCCATCGCACCTGGATTGGTTCAATCCTTTGGCACGACGCTCCCTGGAACAGACCATTCGCATGCTCAGCGAGGATTCACTGAATTATATTCGTCAGTTGCCCTTTTACCGGATTGTCTCGCAGGCGCGATTTGTCCATGGCTATCCGCCCGACTCGGCCCAAACCTACATTTTCCAGAAATCTGCCCCCGAACTGAGAAAGACATTCGAAACCATGGCGGAGCGTCTCTGCTTCGTCGGACACACCCACACCCTTGAGATCATTCGCTACGATGGCCGCCAAGTCGACCGTACCCTTCTGGGCCAGGGAAAAACAAATATGGCGGACGACCTCAGCTACATCATAAATGTCGGCAGTGTCGGTCAGCCCCGGGATGGCACCCATCATGCCAAATACGTCATCTGGGATCTCTCCGAAAAAAGTATTGAAGTGCGATTCGTTGCGTACGATATCGCCAGCACCGTGGCCAAGATCAAGGCTGCTGGGCTTCCCGAGAGCCACGCCAATCGGTTGTGGAAATGAAACGTATTGGAAGATACATTATCCGCGGACTGATCGGCCGTGGCGGCATGGCCAAAATTTTCAAGGTCGAACTTCCGGGCATCGGAAAAATCAGCGCCCTGAAATACTTCGATCCTGATCCCCTGACCGAGAAACTATTGGGCGAAAACAGACTCCGCGACCTTTTTGTTACCGAAGCCCGTACCATGGCCGGACTAAATCACCCGAATATCGTTGCCATCCAGGATTTCGATGAACATGAAGAGAAGCCTTTTTATGTCATGGAATTCTTCGCCAACAATCTGGGCACCATGATCGGCGAGTCGTATCGCACCGAAAAGCCTTCACGGCGCATTGCCGTCCACAAAGCCCTGGAGTATACACGTCAGACGCTCAACGGCTTGGCCTGTATGCACGATGCCGGCATCTACCACCGGGACATCAAACCGTTCAACCTGCTCGTTACAGCCTGGGACACCATCCGAATTTGCGATTTCGGCTTGTCCAAATTACGAGGCGAAAGCTTTGACGGACCTGCCAACCTGAACGTGGGTTCTCCCTACTATGCCGCCCCCGAGCAGGAAAAAAATCCTGATGCCGCGGATCAAAGGGCCGATCTATACGCCGTCGGCATGATGTTTTACCGCATGCTCACCGGGGTGCTGCCCCTGCATGCGCCGGGTCATAAAAGTTACCGCCCCCCCAGCAGGCTGAACAGCGACCTGGACAACCACTGGGACCATTTTATCGACCGGTCGATATCCGTAGACCCCGGTGACCGGTTCCCGGACAGCCCATCCATGCTGCAGGCATTGGATAAGCTGGCGCGCCATTGGCAAGATCAAATGGAAATAGCGTGCCGCCTGCCTTCCCCTGATCCGCCTCCGCCATCCGACGCGGTGGACAAGGTCCGATTACCCCTTCGGCACGCACCGCTCAAGGTTTACCCGCGCCAAGCAGGCCGGGTCTTCGGACTCGACCGTCTCTGGCGTCCCAAAACATACTTACGCCCCGATTATAATATGAAGCCTGACGGTCAAATCGTCGAAGATCGTTCGACGGGTCTGATCTGGCAGCGCTCGGGAAGCAAGACTTGTCTGGGATGGCAACAGGCCGCCGGCTACGTCGACCATTTGAACCGGGAAGCATTCGGCGGACGTCGCGATTGGCGGTTGCCGACGGTCGACGAACTGATCTCCCTTTTGCGTCCACCCCAAGAGACCCAACAACTGTGCATTGCTCCCCTGTTCGACACCCACCAACGCTGGATCTGGAGTTCGGACCGGCGCTCCTTTATCGCCGCCTACTATGTGGATATCGAACTGGGTTTCGTCGGTTGGCAGGATTTCAGCGCCCCTTTCTATGTCCGGGCGGTTTGCTCGGTCGAATAAAGACAAGGCGCGATTCCAGGTATCGGTCGTTGTTACCAACCCAGCCAGAAAAATGGCCGTCGAAAAAAGACGTGCCCCCATAACCGTGTGAAGGCGATGCGGACCCTCCTAATGGGCCGATGCGCCGTTGACACCGGGGTGCAAAAAGTGATGATGCACTGTTCGGGTTTCTGATCGGCAGGAAAAAGGCATGGCCCCACGCCGTCGATCAGGAAAGGGCAATCCGCTGAATAAAGGCCCACACGCTCTGCGCATTCAATGAGGTCGGGGAAAAGGTCTCGATTCAAAGCGAGGATAAAAAGACAGTCCAGCCGACTGATGATGCTGTCGATGTGTATGTTTTTACAGCATTTCCCCTGGCACTGGGCACCGCAGTACGCAAACGCCGCCTCCAATGCCTGGTTCAGTTGACTCTGGGCCGCCTGAATATCGCGACAGCATCCGACGAGCGCGTGACGCTCGGATTCCGTCAATTGTTCGAGAAAGTGATGTGCGGAGCGGATGTGGCGTGCAAGCCCCATGATGAAGACATCCGTTACTGGGGGTTTACTCGATCCAGGGATGCCCGGCACCCCCCATTTGATTCCATAGCCATCCGCTCCCGATCGCCGGATGCGGGATGGACTAATATTACACGGTCTGATGATCAGGCAGGAATTCTAAATGAATTCTATTCATTGGATCTGGCGTGGGTGGAACAGGTGGCCGATGCCACACGCCAAGCGGTCAAGTGCCGCTAAGAATGCACGGCGGGCGGCCCAGAAACTCGCTGCGCTCAAACAGTCTGGGCCGCTTGTCCGCCGTTCGCATTCGAGCGGCACTAAGACCGCAGGCGTACGTGGCCCTGGCCACCTGCTCCACCCACGCCTGCCATCTCCTTTGCAATGCGAATTTTATTATCAAACTCCTTTTGTAATGCATGCCCTTCAGGGTGAGTCACATTCGGTTGGAGCCGCTGATGATCAGGCGATACCGACAAAATCAAAATTCATCTTGGCCTGGAATTTTTCGATGCGTTTAAAGATCTCTTTGAGCATGGTCTGCTCGATGCGCGTCAGGCGCTTGGGGTTGATGAAATTGTCCGGCGGCACCTTCTGGTCGATCACGGCCGTCACCTGACGCCCGAAGCGCAATTGCATCAGGAAGCTGTAAGCTTTTTGAAGCTCCTCGTACTCCTCTTGGGTCAACACCTCCTGCCGATGGAGCTGCTGTAAACGTTCCAGGGTGCTGGTGGCCTCGATGCCGTGCTTGAGTGCATAGATCCGGGCAAAATCCACGACGGGCATCATGGCGCTCTTGATGTCGAAGGCATTGCGATGTTCGCCCTTGGACTCGACCACAAATCCGCCGAAAAAGCCCAGGGGGGGTTTGAAGTGCAGGGCGTTTTCGGTCATGTATCGCAAGAATCCGGACCATCGCCCGATGGCGTCATGCAAGTGCCGGCGGAGCTCATCGATGAGCTGCCGGTCACCATAGCCATAACTGAAGTCGAAAAAAATACTGGCCTGAAGCAGGTCTTCGGCCTGTGCGGCGTGAATCCATTTTAAAAAATAGGCCTTCCATTGGGCCAGCGGCTGGCACCATTGGGGATTCTGAGCCATGACATCCCCCTTGCAAAGCGAATAGCCCGCGCTGTCCAGCATCTGGCAGACCTTTTTGCCCAACGTCAAAAAGTAGGGCCGCACTTCGGCGATGCGTTCGTCATCGCCATCCTCGAAGACGATGGCGTTGTCCTGATCGGTCTTCAGCGTCTGTTCGCCCCGTCCCTCACTGCCCATGACCATGAAGGCGAATGCACAAGGCGGCGGCCCCATCTCCTGCAGCACGAACCCCAGAATCTTTTTCAGAATCGTATCGGAAACCGTGGAAATCAATCGGTTCACATGGCGAGCTTCGGCGCCGCTGCTGATCAGGTTCTTGACCAGATCGGGCAATCGCCGCTGCTGCTTGATAATCTCCTCCAAATTCTCGGCCCTGGAGATATTGCGCAGCAAAAAGAGCGGAGACTGCCCCTGGGACAACACCAGCTCGCGATGGGACAGGATTCCGACCAGGCGAGATTCCGCGTTGGTGACCGCCAGGTGTTTGATGTCGGACTGCATCATGCTCATCAGGGCTTCGAACACCATGGCCTGGTCGGAGATCGTGCGCAAGGGGGTGGACATGACTTCAACTGCTTTGCGCTGGATATCGTAACCGCTGGCGATCACCTTGAAGGCAAGGTCGCTGTCCGTGATAATGCCGGCCGCATGACGCTTGGATTCCGGGATGATGATATAGGTGCTCTTTTCCAAACGCATGCGCTGGGCCGCTTCCTTGATCGTCATATCCGGTGTTCCGAAGACCGGCGCGGCATTGTATAGTTGGCCGACAGCCTGTTGAAACAGTTGCAGGTCCTCATCCGGTGGCGCCGTAGAACGGGCGATGATAGCTGAATATGATTTGTCCAGCATGCGTTTACCGAAGGTATCGGTGAAAAACTCGCTGAACTCCGGAAACTCGGCACACAGCTTCATAAAAATGGATTTGGGCAACAGATAGAAATAGCTGTCTTCGATCACCTCCAGCGTCCGCACGGACATGCCGTCATTGACCAGCATGGAGATGCCGCCATAGATATCGCCTTCCGAAAGGATTTCATGGATCGTCTTTTTGCCGTCGCGCTCGTAGTACCTTTCCGCACTTCCCCGCTGCAGGATGTAAAGATATCCCAAACGGGTCGTCCCCTGACTGAAAAGAACCGTCCCTTTGGCCTGAAAGACCAACGACAAATGAGGCACGACCCGATCCAACTCCTCGTCCGGCAAAAACGAAAAAGGAGCGACCTCGGACAGAAAATATTTGGCCTGCCCCGATGCGATCAGGGCATCCAGGGAGGGATCGAAAATGTGCTTGCTGAAATTTTCGACGAAATAGTCGTAAAAAGGCTTATATCGCGCGGATAAATCGAGGAATATCTCTTTGGGAATCAGGTAGGATTCTGTGTCCTGATCTACGCGTACGGTTCGCAAAGAGACCCCGCCGTTCATCAGCAGGGTAATGCCCCCGAATACCTCACCACTTTTGATATAACCGACCAGTTGGGTATCGCCGGCCTGCTCCTTGTGAAGCGAAATTTGGCCCTGTTTGATCAAATAGATGTGCTGGATCGGCGTCTTGCCTTGTTCGGCAAGCAACATACCGGCACTGAGCGTTTTGGGAATGGCATTTTCTGCAAGGCGATCTTGTTCGGCAGGCGGCAGCATGCCGAAGTGGGGCAACGTTTGCACGTATTCTTTTATCTCTTGATGCACCGCCGACCTCCAGTCGAAGGATAAGCGCTTCAAGCAGACACCACCCTAACATACCCTCTGAATTTTGACCACCATGATACGTTTCATGCACCCCACACGGGCCGGCCAGGCGGTCTGCGCCACACGCAGCATCTGGAAATATCTGCGTGTCGTGATCCTGAAAAGCGGGTCGATGCGCATCATGCCGGGTTGATGGAATATTTTTCAATCATACCCTGGGCAATGCGTTCATAAGCCTGGGTCACCGGGGAATCGGGAAACGCTTCCTGAAAACCTTTTCCAGTGTCACCGCACGAAACCATCTGAGGTTCAAAAGGGATGCGTCCCAAGAAGGGGATCCCCATCTCCGAAGCGGTACGTTCACCTCCGCCGCTGCCGAACAGATCCAGGACACAGTCGCAATGGGGACAATGGAAACCGCTCATATTTTCGATCAGCCCATAAATATCCATCTTCACGGTCCTGCAGAAATTGATCGATTTTCGAACGTCGGCCAATGCCACCTCCTGTGGTGTCGTTACGATGATCGCACGGGCATCTCGAATCGATTGCGCCACAGTGAGAGGTTCGTCACCGGTTCCCGGAGGGGCATCGACCACCAAAAAGTCCAGGTCCCCCCAGGCCACCTGACCGATGAATTGCTGTATCACGGAGTGTTTTACCGGCCCACGCCAGATGATGGCGTCGTCTTTGCGCTCCACCAGAGATTCAATGGAAACGGCGCTGAGGCGGTCGCTATAGCGCATCGGAATGATTTTGTTGGTGTCGCCGACCTCTAAAATACCATCGAATCCCAACATACGGGGCACGTCCGGACCATGCAAATCGACATCGATCAACCCTACCTTCGCGCCTTTTCGGGCCAATGCAATGGCCAGATTCACAGCCGTGCTGGTTTTGCCGACCCCCCCCTTTCCACTCATCACGATGAATTTGTACTTGATACGGCCGAGGGATTCACCCACTGCCATTTCCAAGGCATCTTTAGGATTGCTCTTTTTACGAGCGGTATCCATGCTTTCATGAATCTGTGTCATTTTCCATGCTCCTTATTCCGATCCGATGCGCAACGCAGGGATGCAAGTGACAGATCGGGAGTCTTTCGGTCGATCGTTTGCAGAGGACTCCAAATAGAACCTGAACCGATTCAACCTATTGATTTCCATAAAGCTTGTCAATGAGAATGGACGGGGATCGGCGATTCTGACTGAATGCCATTCATAAGACCCGGCGTGGATAGAGTTGTTGGCAGGTCACGATCCGGACCGAAGGCGCGCCGTCGACTCAAGGGGATTGCATGGTGTCTTGGCATGACGCCAAAACGCCGGTAGCCCCGCTGACCACCGGCGCGTCGCTTGCATGGCCAAAGGACCCTATGCATTGTTAAAAGTTGATGCCGACTTCGGCAAATGGGCCCTGGAGGGTGAATTCCGCATCCAGGTCGTCTTCGTCCACATCGATCTTGTCATAACGATAACCGGCCGCCACGAAAGCCGGCCCGAACATGTTGAATCGTAATCGCCCAATGACGCTGTACATGGAGCTGTCGCTGATGGAAATACCGCGCCCTTCAGCCTCCACGGTCAGCCAGTCGAGTAACTCCAATTGGGCACCCAAATAGATCTGGGGAACAGCCAGGGTTTCACTGAAATCTTCACGCAATCCGGAAGCGTCCTGACGAATCTCGGCCTCCAGATCCACTATGCGCACGTTGAGGCCGATATCCACATTGAGCCTGTCCAGGGTCGCGGTTCGCAAAAATGGCAGGCCATAAAACAGGGCGACATCGTACTGATCGAAGGTCATCTTGGAGTAGAAGGGAATGTTGGCATCGAAATCCTCGTCACCGAACGAAAAAGCGACATCCTTTTCACCGGTACCGTCGAATTCCGTCGGTGATCCCACCAGGTAGATGTTGGGGAAAAAAAGCGGCATATCGATCTTGACGCGGCCATGAATGCGCAATTCGTCGCCATAGTCCAGATCGTCTTCAACATCCAGATAATCGTTGTTGTTCGTCGCCTCATAGGCCAGGTCGCCGCTGGGGTTCTGCTGCCAGCCGCCCAGCGCCGCCTCGACCCCGTATGCATGGGCCGTCGACAGACTCAACGCCCATACCAGCAGGACCACCCCTATCGTTCTTTGTTTCAACATGCTCGCCTCCTTCCAGATTTCGGTGAATAGACTCGTGGAACCGCCTCTTTATCGGCTCGAATCCGCATCTTCTTTAGGGTCAGAGGAAGTGTGCGATTTAAAAAACCGAGCGGTGGTCTTGCTGATCAGGAAGTGGAGGCTCAAGGTGAAGGCAATCAAGCTTGCGGCGGAAAAAAACAGCAGGAGAGTTTGATGTCTCACGGCATATACGAGAATGGCGGAGAAGAGCAGGGCCATGGCGCTGGCCATCATTCCGATCATCCGCGACCAGTTCTGGGCTCTAAGCATGAAGAAAGTGAGCAATCCGATGGCGATCGCCATTTTTCCGAGCCAGCTTTTGTCGGCGGTCCAGAGATAATAATCTGTAAGCAGACAACCCCAGCCAAGCAACCAGAACGCAATCGCCTTTTTTGCCGTGACCGGCATCTGTTCAAGGCTGAGCAGCCCTAAATTCATCGGCAGACTCCTTTTCCCCTTAATCGCCACTGCGCACGATCAGCCTTTGCCCGGGCTGAAGGATATCGTCTTTTTTCATTCGGTTCATTTCAAGCAATTTGTCGATTCCGATATTGTAGCGTTTGCTGATACTGTAAAACGTATCCCCGGCGGCAATGGTGTGGTAGCCGATGTTGCCCGTGGCAGCTCCATTCGATTTCGTTTCCGGGTTGGCTTCGGTAGCTGCCTTGAGCGGTGCCCGTTGGTTTTTGCTGACTTGCTTCTGTAAAGTTTCAAGGCTCATGGTCAGATGGTCCATGCGCAGAGACATGGATGCTTCGGTGCGATCAAAGCGATCCTTGAATTTTTCAAATGATTTTGCCTGTTCCCAGATACGGGTAACCTTCTCGTCGATGGCTTCATATTTATCCAAACGTTCTTCCAGACGCTGCACCTTCTCTTCCATAGCCACCAATTGACGATTGGCAGAATCATCGTTTTTGTTTAGTAGAAGCATTAACAGGGCTGTTACCGATGTGATAATGGCAAGCCCCAGGAGAATATAAATGACTTGGGTCGCCCCCAATTTGCTGCGCTTCGAAGGATCCTTCGCGGTCGACCAGGGTGAATATTGCTCTTCGTCGAAATACTCTTCTTTTGGTTTCTCTTCGCGATCGCTCATTTCATCGGATTCTTTCCATTTCATGCTCTCACCTCCAAACCTCCGGAGTATCTCTACCGCTTGATGTCAATCGAACACCATTTGAAGGAACGCCAATAACCGCTATCGTTCGGTAATCCAGAATGACCGCAAAGCAGCGCCGGAGGGATAACACCTTCGACAAGCACGGCTTGCCGAAATGGGAACTGCCCGCGTTTTTTCTATATAGACCATTTTATTTAATCGCATCAAGCACAAACATGCCAAGAAATGCAATGTTGCGACATCGATGCTTTTGAAGTATGTAGCCCACCATGGACCAGACAAGCCGCACCAGCTCCCATCGCCCTGATGGCAAACACACAGGAGCCGACATGAAACAACACAGCCATGAGTTTATCGAAATCTATGACGGGATGGTCGGGTTCGGGTTTGATCGTGAAACCGATGAGAATACGGTGGTCTACTATCTTCAGAAATTTTCAGATGATCGTCTCATGGCGGTATTAAAGAAAAGAATGACAGACGAAGATCTTACGGCCCTGTTTGAACTACTGTCGTTGTTGCTGCACAAGCACCTGACCGAACAAGAGTATCATCGCCTCTTTTTGAAAGAAGATCATCCCTGATCCTCGCCCTGCGTCGGGCCATCCATCCTGACGATCGTAGCGACTTCATTGTCTGCAGAGGACCGTCAGCGACGATCATGATGGACGTGATCAACTCGCAATGCGTTCCTGGGTCAGGTGCGTCACTTCTTCTATCAGAGCCCGCACCGCAAACGGCTTTTGCAGTACACGATCGAACTCGCTGTTTTGCAACAGCCAAGGCGTGCCGGACACACCGATGACAGGGGTATCTTGCCGTTTCGATTGCCGGATGTGATGAACCACCGAATGGCCGTCCGCGTCCGGCATACGCACATCAGTGATGACCAGATCATATGCACCTTGATCGAACTTTTTCATGCCGATGGCGCCGCTTTCGGCCGTATCGACCGTGTAATCCAGCACGTGCAATACCTGCTGGAGCAGATCGCGAATTAATTTTTCGTCATCGATGACCAACACGACCCCCATGTTCCACCCCTTATGAACAGATCTTGCCTAACGCTTGAACGGCTATAACAATTTTGCGCATTATATAGTGCCGGATTTAAATGTCAAACACAATATATGGTTAAATTGCGCCGATCTAAAAGCGGGCTGGTTGGGGGCGGACACTCAACAGGCATGATCGAGAGGGGGCCGGCATGTTGCCGTAGCATGGGTATGTCATTTCGGTCCCTTCAGTGTTCCTCAGACCTGGGCGGCATTACCTTTTTGCGCATCCATCAGACCTTATATTTCCCAAAGTCCTCGGGTGAAAGATTTTCCAGATATTCCGCCCACTTCTTCCCCTCCTCACTTTGGTCGAGCACCTCCACGGCCCCCTCGCCCCGCTTGGATTTCTCGATCACCTTCTCGTCGACGTAAATCGGGGCTTCAAATCGCAACGCAATAGCAATGGCATCGCTGGGGCGTGCGTCGAGGGTAAAGGATTGGGCTTCGCCGTCAAAGTGAATCAGCGCAAAGAATGTGTTGTCTCTCAGATCGCAAACCTCCACCTTGGAAACCCGGATGTTGAGGTGCTCACTGAAATTTTTGAAAAGATCGTGGGTCATGGGGCGCTCGAACTGGATCTCTTGAAGGACAGAGGCAATCGATGTGGCCTCCAGCAATCCGATCCAAATGGGTATGGTTTGGTCACCCGCTTCGGTTTTCAGAATGATGATTGGCGTATTGGAGGTGGGGTCCATGGTTAGTCCCGCTACGTTGGCTTTATGCAGCATGGGTCTATTCTCCTTTCGCCACAGATTCGGCGGGGGATGAAATGATGTGCCCCCACAGACTATGCGACATCGCTTTTTCTATCATGATCGCCAGGGTGTGCCCTGTCAACCTCTCATTCAAACCGCCGGTGGAACCTGCCGAGGCAAAATGAACGATTTTATTGGTTCCGGTCCGGCCGGCCCAGTGGTCGACCGCACCCCGATCATCGGGCATCCCCTCTTCCGGGTGGTGCGGTCCGGTTTTTCCCAAACCATCCACCAGAACCTTTTGCACGGTACCCACCAGGGCCTGATTCTTCTGGGCGGTGAAGCCGTCCTGTAAGGCCAACACGGCCTGAAGGCGTTCTTTTTTCTCGGCTTCTGCAATTTTATGGTCGAAGTGCGCCGCCGGCACATTGGGTCGATCCGAATAGATAAACGCAAACAGGCCATCGTATTGCACCTGCCGGATTAAATCCAGCGTCAGTTGAAAATCGCTTTCCGTTTCACCGGGGAAGCCTACGATAATGTCGGAAGTGATGGCAATCGAAGGCAGGAGCCGCCTTAGCCGTTCAACTTTTTCCAAATATTGGTCTCGGGTATATCGCCGGTTCATTCGTTTCAACACGGCGTCCGAACCGGACTGAACCGGCAGGTGAATGTGAGGGCACAACTTATCGAGCGAATTGAAGGCGGCCATCAACTCCTGGGAAAGATCCTTGGGATGCGACGTCGTAAAGCGAATGCGCCCCAGGCCATCGATGCCGTTGACCATGGCCAGAAGTTGGTCAAATCGGCACAACCCCTCTTTTTGGCCGTAGCTGTTCACATTCTGTCCTAAAAGGGTCACTTCCCGAACTCCGTTGGCGACCAATCCACGGATCTCGGTCAAGATCTCTTCGGGCGGCCGGCTCGACTCCCGGCCCCTCACGTAGGGAACGACACAGTAAGTGCAATAGTTGTCGCAGCCC
This Desulfatitalea tepidiphila DNA region includes the following protein-coding sequences:
- a CDS encoding bifunctional nuclease family protein, encoding MLHKANVAGLTMDPTSNTPIIILKTEAGDQTIPIWIGLLEATSIASVLQEIQFERPMTHDLFKNFSEHLNIRVSKVEVCDLRDNTFFALIHFDGEAQSFTLDARPSDAIAIALRFEAPIYVDEKVIEKSKRGEGAVEVLDQSEEGKKWAEYLENLSPEDFGKYKV
- the miaB gene encoding tRNA (N6-isopentenyl adenosine(37)-C2)-methylthiotransferase MiaB, which gives rise to MGSKKLFINTMGCQMNVYDSGQIQRLLAPLGFSVTDRLEEADLIIVNTCAIRAKAEQKAFSFLGRLAPLKERKPELIIGIGGCVAQQEGRQILSRMPYVDLVFGTQAIRRLPQTIQRITAKRCRVVDVEMETTVSPDDFSTDIPHMSEICEYVTIMRGCDNYCTYCVVPYVRGRESSRPPEEILTEIRGLVANGVREVTLLGQNVNSYGQKEGLCRFDQLLAMVNGIDGLGRIRFTTSHPKDLSQELMAAFNSLDKLCPHIHLPVQSGSDAVLKRMNRRYTRDQYLEKVERLRRLLPSIAITSDIIVGFPGETESDFQLTLDLIRQVQYDGLFAFIYSDRPNVPAAHFDHKIAEAEKKERLQAVLALQDGFTAQKNQALVGTVQKVLVDGLGKTGPHHPEEGMPDDRGAVDHWAGRTGTNKIVHFASAGSTGGLNERLTGHTLAIMIEKAMSHSLWGHIISSPAESVAKGE